A stretch of the Deinococcus fonticola genome encodes the following:
- a CDS encoding transporter substrate-binding domain-containing protein yields MKKTILLTTLAALLVSQTGAQSCMANVKKSGLTVGTSPDYPPYESLNDRNEIVGFDIDLINAVAKKMGVKVKVVGQGFDGLIPALISKKIDVIAAGMTVTAERKKAVNFTLPYDNSANVIMARKENLKYASAASLAGKNVGSQIGTVQEQIVQGIKGASSKAFNLYTDAAVALQTRQIDAMVVDKTVADQFLKTYPDLRITGTLAKNEKAMAVRKDCGDVVNRMNAAIIEMRKNGELAAISKKWLK; encoded by the coding sequence ATGAAAAAAACCATCCTGCTCACCACCCTGGCCGCCCTTCTCGTCAGTCAGACAGGCGCCCAGTCCTGCATGGCCAACGTCAAGAAAAGCGGCCTGACCGTGGGCACCAGCCCCGATTACCCGCCCTACGAGTCCCTGAACGACCGGAACGAGATCGTAGGCTTCGACATCGACCTGATCAACGCCGTAGCCAAGAAGATGGGCGTGAAGGTCAAGGTGGTCGGGCAGGGCTTCGACGGCCTGATTCCCGCGCTGATCAGCAAGAAGATCGACGTGATCGCCGCCGGCATGACCGTGACCGCCGAGCGCAAGAAAGCCGTGAACTTCACCCTGCCTTACGACAACTCGGCGAACGTGATCATGGCCCGCAAGGAGAACCTGAAGTACGCTTCCGCCGCCAGCCTGGCCGGGAAGAACGTGGGGTCGCAGATCGGCACGGTGCAGGAGCAGATCGTGCAGGGAATTAAAGGCGCCAGCAGCAAGGCCTTCAACCTGTACACCGACGCCGCCGTGGCTCTCCAGACCCGCCAGATCGACGCGATGGTGGTGGACAAGACCGTGGCCGACCAGTTCCTGAAGACGTACCCCGACCTGCGCATCACCGGCACCCTGGCCAAGAACGAGAAGGCCATGGCGGTGCGCAAGGACTGCGGCGACGTGGTCAACCGCATGAACGCCGCCATCATCGAGATGCGCAAGAACGGCGAACTGGCGGCCATCAGCAAGAAGTGGCTCAAGTAA
- a CDS encoding amino acid ABC transporter permease: MDFGLIVESLPALLKGAGLTIVISLIALLFGVIFGTLFALIRMSPIKPLAAFGVAYIEMIRGTPLLAQIFLFFYGLPYVFQEMFNIPLNFNPLVAGTAILAVNSSAYVAEIVRSGIQSTPRGQTEASLSLGFTPTDTLRYIVLPQAFRRIVPPLLNEATTLLKNSSLLSTIMIVELVRVGQMITSRTYKPFEMYLAVGLLYLCMTIPMSLIAGRIEKRWKVA, encoded by the coding sequence ATGGATTTCGGACTGATCGTCGAGAGTCTGCCGGCCCTGCTGAAGGGGGCGGGCCTGACCATCGTCATCTCGCTGATCGCGCTGCTGTTCGGCGTGATTTTCGGGACGCTGTTCGCTTTGATTCGCATGTCGCCGATCAAGCCCCTGGCGGCTTTTGGGGTGGCGTACATCGAGATGATTCGCGGCACGCCGCTGCTGGCGCAGATTTTCCTGTTCTTCTACGGACTGCCTTACGTGTTTCAGGAGATGTTCAACATTCCCCTGAACTTCAACCCGCTGGTGGCCGGCACCGCCATCCTGGCCGTCAACTCCAGCGCCTACGTGGCCGAGATCGTGCGCAGCGGGATTCAGAGCACCCCGCGCGGGCAGACCGAGGCGAGCCTCTCGCTGGGGTTCACGCCCACCGATACGCTGCGCTACATCGTGCTGCCGCAGGCGTTCCGGCGCATCGTGCCGCCGCTGCTGAACGAGGCGACCACGCTACTGAAAAACAGTTCGCTGCTGTCGACCATCATGATCGTGGAACTGGTGCGCGTGGGCCAGATGATCACGTCCCGCACGTACAAACCCTTCGAGATGTACCTGGCGGTGGGCCTGCTCTACCTGTGCATGACCATCCCCATGAGCCTTATCGCAGGCCGCATCGAGAAACGCTGGAAGGTCGCCTGA
- a CDS encoding helix-turn-helix domain-containing protein produces MTPPRAGKGLEALDFDASVKRVNGRPAEPDTPRIGPRLRAARQAKGLTLDALVKLTGLDKSFLSRMERDLAQASVASLVKVCAALDIKPGALFDPPTASLVRASDAVRVNFGGVNVDERLLSQGLNGEMMILNSVIHPGGHGGEELYTLNADVTFVTVLEGVLEFMIEDAHYFLQAGDSLTMSSRIPHNWRNPGSVPTRVLWVTSPHP; encoded by the coding sequence ATGACGCCGCCGCGGGCAGGAAAAGGCCTTGAGGCACTGGATTTCGACGCGAGCGTCAAGCGCGTGAACGGCAGGCCCGCCGAGCCGGACACGCCCCGCATCGGCCCACGCTTGCGGGCGGCGCGGCAGGCCAAGGGCCTCACACTGGACGCCCTGGTGAAACTCACGGGCCTGGACAAGTCCTTCCTGAGCCGCATGGAACGCGACCTGGCACAGGCGTCGGTGGCGTCGCTGGTGAAAGTGTGCGCGGCACTGGACATCAAACCGGGGGCGCTGTTCGACCCGCCCACCGCCAGCCTGGTGCGGGCGTCCGACGCGGTGCGGGTCAATTTCGGCGGCGTGAACGTGGACGAGCGGCTGCTCTCGCAGGGGCTGAACGGCGAGATGATGATCCTGAACTCGGTGATTCACCCCGGCGGGCACGGCGGCGAGGAACTGTATACCCTGAATGCGGACGTGACCTTCGTGACCGTGCTGGAGGGCGTGCTGGAATTCATGATCGAGGACGCGCATTACTTCCTTCAGGCCGGGGACAGCCTGACCATGTCCAGCCGCATTCCGCACAACTGGCGCAACCCCGGCAGCGTGCCCACGCGGGTGCTGTGGGTCACCAGCCCGCACCCCTGA
- a CDS encoding amino acid ABC transporter ATP-binding protein: protein MTQAQAKREPAQGAGPIIQIRNVSKWFGSHQVLTNINLNVQAGQKVVVLGPSGSGKSTLIRCINRLEEFQEGEIVVDGHRLKEHGQLEVVRREVGMVFQQFNLFPHMTVLKNVMLAPMKLRGLSEKAAEQRAMTLLNRVGIAEQAHKHASELSGGQQQRVAIARALAMEPRIMLFDEPTSALDPEMVGEVLDVMRSLAGSGMTMLVVTHEMGFAREVADRVIFMDRGQLLEDAPPAEFFGNPRLDRLKQFLNRVSRH from the coding sequence ATGACTCAAGCACAGGCGAAACGGGAACCGGCGCAGGGCGCGGGCCCCATCATTCAGATCAGGAACGTCAGCAAGTGGTTCGGTTCGCACCAGGTGCTCACGAACATCAACCTGAACGTGCAGGCCGGGCAGAAGGTCGTGGTGCTCGGCCCCAGCGGCAGTGGCAAAAGCACCCTGATTCGCTGCATCAACCGCCTGGAGGAATTTCAGGAAGGCGAGATCGTCGTGGACGGGCACCGACTGAAGGAGCACGGGCAACTGGAGGTCGTGCGGCGTGAGGTGGGCATGGTCTTTCAGCAGTTCAACCTGTTTCCGCACATGACGGTGCTGAAAAACGTGATGCTGGCCCCCATGAAATTACGCGGCCTGAGCGAAAAAGCCGCCGAGCAGCGCGCCATGACGCTGCTGAACCGGGTCGGGATTGCCGAGCAGGCGCACAAGCACGCCTCGGAACTGTCGGGTGGGCAACAGCAGCGGGTGGCCATTGCCCGCGCGCTGGCGATGGAACCCAGGATCATGCTGTTCGACGAACCCACTAGCGCCCTCGACCCCGAGATGGTGGGCGAGGTGCTGGACGTGATGCGTTCGCTGGCCGGGTCGGGCATGACCATGCTGGTGGTCACTCACGAGATGGGCTTTGCCCGCGAGGTCGCCGACCGGGTGATCTTCATGGATCGTGGGCAATTGCTGGAAGACGCCCCACCCGCCGAGTTCTTCGGGAATCCGCGCCTGGATCGCCTGAAACAGTTCCTGAACCGCGTGTCCAGGCATTAG
- a CDS encoding PLP-dependent aminotransferase family protein → MLKTAQTTLTEGVINLAVGHPSLPMLPLREMEQAAAHRFAQGDAEFLQYGFEWGDGFLRTELAAFLTREYSLNQEDGLPVQAEDLFISGGVSQALDLICAMLTEPGDTIIVEDPTYFFASGIFRNHRLNIRTAPVDGHGLNVDALEKLVQQHRPKLVYTIPTHQNPSGVTLSEERREKLVQLAQQHDFYIMADEVYHLLTFDGTPPRSFSAWVAAQGEGGRVLSLGSFSKILAPGTRLGWIHAPSALLERLAQNGMIISGGGFSPLGSGLIRSMLELNLLSPYIQKLRDTFRHRAHVLADALDDLRPLGIQFQRPRGGYFIWVTLPESLNSDDLLTTALERGVRFQPGNLFSPDGTQGNNLRLCFAFYEEDDLREGVQRLGQAIRAMRRL, encoded by the coding sequence ATGCTGAAAACCGCCCAAACCACCCTGACAGAAGGCGTCATCAACCTGGCGGTGGGGCACCCTTCTCTGCCCATGCTGCCCCTGCGTGAAATGGAACAGGCCGCCGCCCACCGTTTCGCGCAGGGCGACGCGGAATTCCTCCAGTACGGGTTCGAGTGGGGTGACGGTTTCCTGCGCACCGAACTGGCGGCCTTCCTGACCCGCGAATACAGCCTGAACCAGGAGGATGGCTTGCCCGTGCAGGCCGAAGACCTGTTCATTTCCGGCGGGGTATCGCAGGCCCTCGACCTGATCTGCGCCATGCTGACCGAACCGGGCGACACCATCATCGTGGAAGACCCCACCTACTTCTTCGCGTCTGGCATTTTCCGCAACCACCGCCTGAACATCCGGACCGCCCCGGTAGACGGGCACGGCCTGAACGTGGACGCCCTGGAAAAACTGGTGCAGCAGCACCGGCCGAAGCTGGTGTACACCATCCCCACCCACCAGAACCCGTCCGGCGTGACCCTGAGTGAGGAGCGCCGGGAGAAACTGGTGCAACTGGCGCAGCAGCACGACTTTTACATCATGGCCGACGAGGTGTATCACCTGCTGACCTTTGACGGTACGCCCCCGCGCAGCTTTTCCGCGTGGGTAGCGGCACAGGGCGAGGGTGGCCGGGTGCTGAGCCTGGGGAGTTTCAGCAAGATCCTGGCCCCCGGCACGCGCCTGGGCTGGATTCACGCACCTTCGGCCCTGCTGGAACGCCTGGCCCAGAACGGCATGATCATCAGCGGCGGGGGTTTCAGTCCGCTGGGCAGTGGCCTGATTCGCAGCATGCTCGAGCTGAACCTGCTCTCGCCGTACATTCAGAAGCTCCGCGACACCTTTCGCCACCGCGCCCACGTCCTGGCCGACGCCCTGGACGACCTGCGCCCCCTGGGGATTCAGTTCCAGCGTCCGCGCGGCGGGTACTTCATCTGGGTCACCCTGCCTGAAAGCCTGAACAGTGACGACCTGCTGACCACCGCCCTGGAACGGGGCGTGCGCTTCCAGCCGGGCAACCTCTTCTCGCCGGACGGCACCCAGGGGAACAACCTGCGCCTGTGCTTCGCCTTCTACGAGGAAGATGACCTGCGCGAAGGCGTTCAGCGTTTAGGGCAGGCCATTCGGGCTATGCGGCGGCTTTGA
- a CDS encoding alpha-hydroxy acid oxidase, producing MTPNLTRNLSQYLNLQELEAAAAEVLSPAAFAYYSGGANDEHTLRENRDGYAQIKLRPRMLVDVSNIDTGTSVLGVPLAFPLGIAPCAMHGLCHPDAEVATARAAAGMGSLMTLSTMSHRTIEDVSQAAPGRLWFQLYVYKDRDISRALIQRAEAAGARALVVTVDAPALGRREAIIKTPVHIEPGTILPNIGPRRAGSEHLDDLQYFDSLLDPALTWHDLAWLREQTTLPIVLKGLLTAEDARLAAEHGCHVWASNHGGRQLDTAVTALDALPEIVEAVEGRVEVYLDGGITRGTDILKAVALGAKAVFIARAALYGLALAGEEGVRYTLQLLQDEFRLAMMLSGKTRVSELGPDLLKIETT from the coding sequence ATGACCCCGAACCTGACCCGAAATCTGAGCCAGTACCTGAACCTGCAAGAACTGGAAGCCGCCGCCGCTGAAGTCCTCTCGCCCGCCGCTTTCGCTTACTACAGTGGCGGCGCGAACGACGAACATACGCTGCGCGAGAACCGCGACGGATACGCGCAGATCAAATTGCGACCCCGCATGCTGGTGGACGTCTCGAACATCGATACGGGTACGTCGGTTCTGGGGGTGCCGCTGGCCTTCCCACTCGGCATTGCTCCGTGCGCCATGCACGGTCTGTGCCATCCGGATGCCGAGGTCGCCACCGCCCGCGCCGCCGCCGGCATGGGCAGCCTCATGACCCTCTCGACCATGAGTCACCGCACCATCGAGGACGTCTCGCAGGCCGCGCCTGGGCGCCTGTGGTTTCAGCTGTACGTGTACAAAGACCGCGACATCAGCCGCGCCCTGATTCAGCGGGCCGAGGCGGCGGGGGCGCGCGCCCTGGTCGTCACCGTGGACGCTCCCGCGCTGGGCCGGCGCGAAGCCATCATCAAGACGCCCGTTCACATCGAACCCGGCACCATCCTGCCCAACATCGGCCCGCGCCGCGCCGGCAGTGAACACCTGGATGACCTGCAATACTTCGACAGCCTCCTCGACCCGGCCCTCACCTGGCACGACCTCGCCTGGCTGCGCGAACAGACGACACTTCCCATTGTCCTCAAGGGCCTGCTGACCGCCGAGGACGCCCGGCTGGCCGCCGAGCACGGCTGCCATGTGTGGGCCAGCAACCACGGCGGACGGCAGCTGGACACCGCCGTGACCGCCCTGGACGCCCTGCCCGAAATCGTGGAAGCGGTGGAAGGTCGGGTCGAGGTGTACCTGGACGGCGGCATTACCCGTGGTACCGACATCCTGAAAGCCGTGGCGCTCGGTGCCAAAGCCGTGTTTATCGCGCGCGCCGCCCTGTACGGCCTGGCCCTCGCCGGAGAAGAAGGCGTGCGCTACACCCTGCAACTTCTGCAAGACGAATTCCGCCTCGCCATGATGCTCAGCGGCAAGACCAGGGTCAGTGAACTGGGGCCGGACTTGTTGAAAATCGAAACCACATGA
- a CDS encoding SMI1/KNR4 family protein, with amino-acid sequence MMNDVYNKLNNWLDKSQGKEIVLDQKRPRAFERVKRHTPQDITEFEVKTGKPLPQPYATFLKDVGACRLFLLGGIGVEFLCLDEMAAFYTLAFPGEDFNDVDFLLPVTISAYGSHLLMRSDGKIALSDVDMLPEDWDEFLESWVDFDEWLSHLVNSGGNYFYGL; translated from the coding sequence ATGATGAACGACGTTTACAACAAACTCAACAATTGGCTCGACAAAAGTCAAGGTAAAGAAATTGTCCTTGACCAGAAACGGCCTCGCGCATTTGAACGGGTCAAGCGACATACGCCGCAAGACATCACGGAGTTCGAGGTGAAAACGGGAAAGCCACTTCCTCAGCCTTACGCAACCTTCCTGAAGGATGTCGGGGCGTGCCGCCTGTTTCTATTGGGGGGAATCGGTGTTGAGTTCCTCTGCCTTGACGAAATGGCCGCCTTTTACACGCTGGCTTTCCCTGGCGAGGATTTCAATGATGTTGATTTCCTGCTGCCCGTTACAATTTCGGCGTATGGCTCGCACCTTTTGATGCGTAGCGACGGAAAAATAGCCCTTTCCGATGTGGACATGCTGCCCGAAGACTGGGACGAATTTCTTGAAAGTTGGGTGGATTTTGACGAGTGGCTCAGCCATCTTGTGAATTCAGGCGGCAATTACTTCTACGGGTTATAA